The genomic window CTTTTTTTACCAGTATGGCTAAATCTAAAATTGAAATATCATCTCCAATTCCAATATTAACCAGACCTGAATCATTATAGTTTTCCATTAAAAACAAACATGCCTGAGCTAAGTCATCAGAGTGCAAAAATTCTCTCTTAGGGCTTCCTGTTCCCCAAATTGTAACTGATGAATCTCCGTTACGTTTAGCAATGATAAATTTTCTTAACATTGCAGGTAACACATGAGAATTTTTTAAATCATAATTGTCATTCGGACCATACAAATTAGTTGGCATAACAGAAATAAAATTACATCCAAATTGATCTCTATATGCATCACACATTTTAATACCTGCAATTTTTGCGATTGCATATGGCTCATTTGTAGGCTCTAATTCTCCCGTAAGCATGTACTCCTCTTTCAACGGCTGAGGAGCCATTTTAGGATAAATACAAGACGACCCAAGAAACATTAATTTTTTTACATCATTTAGGTACGATTGATGAATTACATTATTCTGAATCATCAAGTTTTCATAAATAAAGTCCCCTCTATAAGTATCGTTGGCAATAATTCCACCGACTTTTGCAGCTGCTAAGAAAACATAATCTGGTTTTTCTTTTTCAAAAAATTCTGCAACAGCCTGCTGGTTTCTTAAATCCAGCTCAGAAGAAGTTCTTAAAACAAAATTGGTATATCCTTCAATTTTTAATTGACGTAAAATAGCTGAACCTACCATTCCACGATGTCCAGCTATGTATATTTTATCATTTAAATTCATAATGACTGCTTCTAATTCAAGAATAATGCTATTCTTAGTTATTTGGAATTAATAATTAATACTAGATCTTACTTCTTTTAACATTTTCTCTTTTAGGACGTACTGGAGATCAGACGCCATCATTTCTTTAACTAATCCGGCCAAATCATATTGCGGCACCCAGCCTAATTGAGTTTTTGATTTTGTTGGGTCTCCAATTAATAAATCTACCTCTGTTGGACGGAAATATTGTGGATCAACAGAAATAACTTGTTTACCCAACTCAATTTGGTAAGCAGGATTGCTACAAGAAGCTACATATCCTTTTTCATTTACCCCTTCTCCTCTAAATTCGATATCTATACCTACTTCGGCAAATGACATTTTAACAAAATCACGTACATAAGTAGTTTCTCCCATAGCAATAACATAGTCCTCAGCAACATCTTGCTGCAGGATACGCCACATTGCCTCTACGTAATCTTTAGCATGTCCCCAGTCACGTTGGGCATCAAGATTTCCTAAATACAAGCAGTCTTGTTCTCCTAATGCAATAGCTGCAGTTGCCATTGTTATTTTGCGAGTTACAAAAGTTTCTCCTCTGCGTGGTGATTCGTGATTAAACAAGATTCCGTTGCAAGCAAACATATTATATGCCTCTCGATAGTTTTTAGTAATCCAAAAACCATAAATTTTTGCTGCCCCATAAGGTGAACGCGGATAGAAAGGTGAGTTTTCATCATAAAACCCTTTTGCATTTTTATTTTCTGCTAAACCACCATACAGCTCAGATGTCGACGCCTGATAAATACGCGTTTTCTTCTCTAATCCTAAAATACGAACTGCCTCTAGAATTCTTAAAGTACCAATACCATCAACATTTGCAACATATTCTGGAGAATCAAAAGAAACCTTTACGTGACTCATTGCTCCTAAATTATAGATTTCATCAGGCTGCACCTCTTGAATGATTCTAATAATATTTGTTGAATCTGTTAAATCTCCGTAATGCAGCTTAAAATTCACATGAGTTTCGTGTTGATCCTGATAAATATGATCAATACGTTGTGTATTAAATGAAGAAGCTCTTCTTTTAACACCATGAACCATGTAACCTTTCTCTAATAATAGTTCTGCTAAGTAAGAACCATCTTGTCCTGTAATTCCTGTTATAAGTGCAATTTTCATTTTTTATTTATTTATTTTTTCTTAAAAGATTCAAATGTTTTAATTAAACCAGCTTCAGCTGATACCGGTAATGACTTTCCTAAAGCGCTAATTACCTTCTTATTGCTTACAACATAATTTTCGGTTAACTTCTGCAGCCGTTCTGAGTTTAGTGGCAAACGTGAATAATCCCCAAATCTGGCTACCATTTTTATAAAGGATGAATTAAGATTCCATATTGCGCTATTTTTATCTAGACTTCTCGCTAATAATCTGATCAAATCATTTGTTGATAATGATTTATCATCAGCGATTTGATATATACCCGACGGAATTTCTCTATTTTCCAATAATTCTTTAATAACAAAGCAAAGGTTTTCAATACTTAAAAAGGAGCGTTGGTTTTCAAAAGCTCCAAGTGGCCAAGGTATACCTTTTGAAACAATTCGATATAGCAAGTTAAGATTGCCTTTATTTCCAGGGCCATGTATCATGCAAGGTCTAAGAATATAAACTCTTTTTTCATCAGGCAGTTTCTTGCTTAAAATATATTCCTCTGCTTGATGTTTAGCTATTCCATAATGAGTTTTAGGATTTGGAGTCATTTCTTCTGTCAAAGTACCATAAACTATATCTGCTACTGCTTTAACTGTACTCATAAATATAAAGACCGAAGCTTCTGAGACTAAAAAAGCATCAAATAATTGTTTTGTAAGCTCGAAATTAGCATCATAATAATCTTTAGGATTACTAACTTTTTTTATATCATGAGCTTTACCTGCAAGGTGAATTAGTGCATAAGTATTGATTTGAAAATATTGAACAGATTCATACCGAACACTCAATGAATCAATTTTATAATTATTATCTAAATGTCGTCGAAGATTAGTTCCTACAAAACCTGAAGCTCCTGTAATTGTAATTCTCATTATTTAAATTGAGATAAGGCTTGATCATTAATTTTTTTTCTTTCTAAATCAAAAAACCAGCCCCATTTATTGAAATAGATAATTGCTGATCTTACAAATATTTTAAACAATCTTTTACTTTTATTAGCACCAGACTCATAATCGTGATATACAGATACTTTTGGGAAATATATGGTTTTAAAATGCTTATGGATTCTTCTGGATAAATCCCAATCTTCGAAATACATAAAAAATCTATCGTCATACATTCCAACTTTACTTATTGCCTTTAAATTAAGTAGTGTAAAACATCCTGACAAGATTGGCGTATTATAAGTAAAATCTCTAGGAACACAACGTAACTCGTATTTACTTATAAATTTTTCATACTTCTGCTTTGGCATTTTAATTTTCCTCATCAGAATACTCGTTGGAGATGGTAAGAGCTTTGGCAAATTTTGGATACTTCCATCTTCATTTAAAATTTGAGGCATCATCATACCGATACTTTCATCATTATCCATATGTTGAATCATTGATTCTACAACATCATTTTCAAAATAAATATCAGGATTAACAATAAAGTGATATTTTGAACCCAAATCTATCGATTTTTGAATTGCAACATTATGTGCTGCACCAAATCCAGGATTAGCAGGATTATGAAAATATAATATTCGCTCACCTTCTACTATTATCTTTAATTCATTAGTTGGGGAATTATCAACTAGAATAAGCTTACTAATAGAATTCGTTTTAAGTAATGATTTTATTGCTTTACTTAGTATATTTATATCATTTAAATATAAAACAATACTCGCAGTTATTTTATTATCGTTCATTGTAATGTTTTTCCCATTTTTTGGAATCAAAATTATATTTCTTTATGACTTTGGCTGGTGCCCCAACAGCAATCACATGATTAGGCAAACTTTTAGAAACCACGGAACCGGCACCAACAATTGTTCCTCTACCAATAGTTACACCAGATAACACAGAAACAAATTCTCCTAACCATACATTATCTTCAATAATTACAGAATTGGAATATAATTTTCTACTATTTGGTGGGGTCTCGGGAGAATCATGAATTTCATTATTCCCATAACTTCCATGATTTAAATCTGATATAAAAACTTTACTTGCAATTAGAACATTATTTCCTATACTCACATTTTGATTTGCAGAAATATGTACATAATCATTTATCTGAACATTTTCGCCAATAAATAATACTTTGATATCTTCATTTGGATAAGCTTCTAATCTACATCCTACTCCTGTGGTAAAACCTTTCGAAATTTGCATATATCTTTTTCCTCTTAAATCAAAAGGAAACCTTATTATTCTAGCATTCCACCAAATAAATTTGGTTCTAATTAACCAAAATGCTAATTTTATCTTGCCTAAGACTGTATAACTATTTCTCAAAATATAATTCTTTATAAAAGTTAGTAGTTTCTTTATATGTTTTATCCCAACTAAAGTTTTTTGATTTCTCAAACCCCATGTCTACACTCTCTTTTCTTAAACTACTATTTATTGAAAGTTCTAATATTTTGTTAGTAATTTTTTGGGCAGTAGGCTCTTTTACTGCCAAATAAATATTACCTATAACTTCTGGTATAGAAGAACAATCTGTCGAAACAACTGGACATCCCGCTCGTTGAGCTTCAATAACTGGTATTCCAAATCCTTCGTAAAGGGAAGGATATAGAAGACAATATGCCTTATTGTAATAATAATTTAAATGCTCCACACTTACTCCAGTGAGCCATTTAAAATTTGCTAACCCAATTTTTTTTTTGAGAATTTGATTTTCTTCTTCAGTTAGTTGTCCACCACCAACTAACAAAAGTGGAATTTTAGACAAAGCACTTGCTTCAACAACCATTCTGAAGTTTTTATGTATTGATTTCCGATCACCAACATAAAGTAAATAATTATAATCTTCAAAAGGATGTTTTTTTTCTAAAATTTCATTATCCTCTAGTACTCTGAATGTTTTATCAACTCCATTATAAATGACCTTAATTTTCTCTTGTTTTATATGTGGCAAAAATCTTAATAAGTCCTTTTTCGTACTTTCTGAAATACATATAATGCCATCCGAACTATTAATTGCTAAGTTTTTTTGAAAAGAATGTACTTTTCTTGCTAAACCCTTAACAAAATACTCATAAGTAAAATCATGAACAGTAGTTATGTTAATAACATTTTTTGCCTTTTCTACCCTATAATGTGATGAATGAAATATATGCTCATCCTTGGCTTTTGAGTACAAATTTATATATCTCTTTAAAAACAAATATTTAGAATCCAAAATATTTACCGTATCATTCTTAAGAGATAAGTTTTTTCTAAAAAAATTATCTACTGCATTGTCATATTCTAAAAATTTACATTTGAAACTATCATCTTTTAGCAATCTTTCTAGATGTTGTTGCCATACAACCGATGCTCCACCTGCTCTCTGTAACGAAAAAATTATATTGTCTAACAGTAAATTCATTATTTAATTATATTAATCTTTACGTGTATTAAAATTAAACTATTTCCAATGGTTTAATTTCCATCAATTATCAATCCTAAACTAATCCTAAAACTCTACGTGTATAATATTTTAATTCAGCCATATACATATCCCACTTTGCTTCTATAATCGTTCTTGAACCATTTCTCACCTTTGCTTTAAATGTTTCTTGAAATACAATTCTACTTTGATTACTTACCCCTCCAACTGTCATTTTCGCCGTTACATTATCAATGTATCCAGTTCTTAAATTTTTATTTGCCCTTAAAAGAAGCTCATAATCACCTACTATTTTAAATTCAGTGTTAAATTTTCCATATTTAGTAAATAATTTAACTGAATGAAGAGTCCCCACATGAGATGTATTCATATAAATTTTAAATTTATTCCAATTCCAAGGTTGACCAATAATTCGTAAAGTTTTTTTATCAGAATTAATTAATTCGACTTTTGATGAAACAAATTCTAAATTATCACCTTTTCTCTCATTAATATAATTAACATAATTTAATATTGCATTCGGCAAATATTCGTCATCAGAGCCTAAAAAAGAAATCCAATCTCCAGAAGCCATTTCTAGCCCTTTATTCCAAGCATCATATATGCCTTGATCCTTTTCAGATAAAAATTTTAATCTACCCTCAAACACCTTTTCGTATTTTTTTACTATAGAAATGGTATTGTCAGATGACCCCCCATCAATAATAAGATATTCAATATTTAAGTAAGTTTGTTTAAGTACAGACTCAATAGTTTCTTTAATTGTTTTCTCTGAATTATATGAAGCGGTAATAATAGTAATTTTGGGTATTTTCATAGAGTTTTTATTATAAAACTAACATTTAAGTTAAACGGTAATTAAAATTATAATTGATACTTTCATTCCTTACATAGTAAATGATGCAAATAAAGGTCAACAAAGTAAAAACAGAAGACATTTCAGGTCTAGTATAAAAATTTAAAAGTATCAAAAATAAAAATTTTAAATAAAAAAACTTTTTGCCATTATTGAGCAAGATAATTTGAAACATAAAATAGACTAAGAATGCATAATAAAATAACGCACCAAAAACGCCATATTGGGCTAGTACAGAAAATAAGTTCGCGCCAGAAATATTCTCTTTAACCGTACCAGAACCTAACAAAGGATATTCAGAGAAAATCTTCTTGTCGTTCTCAATTAGTGGCGCTCGATTATTCTCAGCAAGTCCACTATCATCTATTTCAAATCTCTTAAAGGTAAAATCATATAATTTACTAACAGACCCATCATCTTTATTTTCAATAATGTAATATGAAGACACTCCCAACAAAAATAATATTACTAATACACTTTTTAGGTTCGATCGTGTTAAATAGAAAAATATGAAATAAACCAAAATAGAAATATAGAAAGCTATTGAAAGAGTAAAAATCGTAAGTATTATAAGTCTTAGCTCCATCTTTTTTTGCTGAAAATAAATCTTATTAAGAATGATTGCAAAAAATGAAAATAAAGCAAAAGTTCCAGGCTCATCAAAAAAACCTGAATAACGAACAATTCGGATATCAAATTCATTCAAATAGAGATTTGATGTTGTTAGCCACAAAAAATAAGACTTACCTGATGCTGAATATTGTACTTCAAATAAAGAAGGAACACCAACAAATAAATGAGCAAAAAAAATTATTGTTCCGCCTAATCCCATATAATAAATAACAGAGATATAAGATTTAACAAACTTATCAATTCCAACAAAACCATTTATGTAGGTTACTAAAATAAATAGTGAAATTAACTGAATACATAAATTTATATTTGAAAAATCAAAATGATAAAAGCTTATAAAGATATAATAGGTGATTTGTAATAATATTACAGACAATAATTTAAAGTCAAATATTTGACGAGAACTTTTCATTGCAATTTGAACAACCATTAACAATAAACATAAAAATGTTAAAATTTTATATGGATGTCCAGGCCAAGAGTAGAATATAAATGGAGCAGTACTTGTTAAGGTTATCCATAATAACAGCAAAGATTTATTACGTCTAATTATCTGGAAGCTTTTAAAAAACATTAGTTTTTAAATTTGATATTATATTGAAAATGTTAAGAAAAAACAATTACTCATTATCGAGGTTCATAATTACTGATAATTCTCCAATATTTTTAATCCAAAAATCAAAATCATACCTTTCCCATGCATGACAGCCAAATGGTAACTCATTATTATTACGTTTTAAGCAAATTGCTGGATAGTCTTCAAAAGCAAACTTCAGAGAATCTTCTACAGTAGATAATTTAAAATTTTCAGTAAAAAACTTAGCATAAAAAGCCCAAAATACATCTTCATTCTGTTTATAAAAAAACAAAAAAATTGCTCTAAAATTAAATATTGGTTCTAAAAATTTTAGCTTGTAAAATAATTTCAAAATAATCATCTTTTTTAGACCTGCTCTCATACTGGTTTCCATAAATTTAGTATCTGTAAAAAGAATTTTTTTTGATTTTAATACATTGATAAATTTGGAAATTTTTCTTAAAGAAAGACCTCCATTTCCCATCGAATCTATGATTTTATACTGGTCATTTGTCAACCATGGCGCACCAACATAGTCATATTCTTTTGAAATCCAATAAGATAAATCATCAGAAAAAACTAAAGCATCAAGTTGATATACAAGCATATATTGATAATGAGAAAATGCTTCATAAAAAGACAAATTTAACATCAACTTATTATATCCTTTTATACCATTGAAAAATTTATTTTCAAAATACACAGACTTTAAATCATATTTTTTCAGAATGTCTAAGTACTTCTCATCATACTTTAATGACTCTGGAGAAATGACTTTCAACTCATATTTGTTTAAATATTTTTCACAAAAATATAAGGAAGCTTTATCAGCACTATTTAAACTATTTTTATAAATTGGAATTACTACAACTAAATTATTCATGTATATATAATCAAATTATCAATTTAATTTTAGAAAAAATTAAATTGTTTTTTCAGTTAACTTATCTACTATCTTAAATGGATTTATCCCAAGAACCTTAGACAAGGCTATTATTACTACTATAATAGAAAAAAATTTTACTATAATCGAAATAAGTATATGATCTATACGAAGAAAATAAACCAAGAAACATGTTGAAAGACCTACTATTATAACGCTAAATAGAGGTTTTTTATGATTTACCTCTAATTTAGAGTACCACATTAAAATACATAATTCTACTGTTAAAGCTAAACTTGAAACTATAGCTGCTGACAATAAACCTAATATTGGCAGCAATGTAATATTAAGCGATATACTAATTGTAGCACCTACTATACTTACAAGTGAATTTATTTTAGTTTTTCCTTTTGCTGTAATAACTGTACCATATAACATACTAATGGATGAACTATATACACCAATTATTATAAGTGGTACATAAAGATATGCTTCACGAAATTTTGCTCCAGACATTATTTGGAAAAATTCTTTAGAGAATACTGACAAACAAAG from Flavobacterium fluviale includes these protein-coding regions:
- a CDS encoding GDP-L-fucose synthase family protein is translated as MNLNDKIYIAGHRGMVGSAILRQLKIEGYTNFVLRTSSELDLRNQQAVAEFFEKEKPDYVFLAAAKVGGIIANDTYRGDFIYENLMIQNNVIHQSYLNDVKKLMFLGSSCIYPKMAPQPLKEEYMLTGELEPTNEPYAIAKIAGIKMCDAYRDQFGCNFISVMPTNLYGPNDNYDLKNSHVLPAMLRKFIIAKRNGDSSVTIWGTGSPKREFLHSDDLAQACLFLMENYNDSGLVNIGIGDDISILDLAILVKKVVGFEGEILTDKTKPDGTPRKLMDVSKLGGLGWKAKITLEEGIQKVYDEIKDTNWE
- the gmd gene encoding GDP-mannose 4,6-dehydratase, which produces MKIALITGITGQDGSYLAELLLEKGYMVHGVKRRASSFNTQRIDHIYQDQHETHVNFKLHYGDLTDSTNIIRIIQEVQPDEIYNLGAMSHVKVSFDSPEYVANVDGIGTLRILEAVRILGLEKKTRIYQASTSELYGGLAENKNAKGFYDENSPFYPRSPYGAAKIYGFWITKNYREAYNMFACNGILFNHESPRRGETFVTRKITMATAAIALGEQDCLYLGNLDAQRDWGHAKDYVEAMWRILQQDVAEDYVIAMGETTYVRDFVKMSFAEVGIDIEFRGEGVNEKGYVASCSNPAYQIELGKQVISVDPQYFRPTEVDLLIGDPTKSKTQLGWVPQYDLAGLVKEMMASDLQYVLKEKMLKEVRSSINY
- a CDS encoding NAD-dependent epimerase/dehydratase family protein — encoded protein: MRITITGASGFVGTNLRRHLDNNYKIDSLSVRYESVQYFQINTYALIHLAGKAHDIKKVSNPKDYYDANFELTKQLFDAFLVSEASVFIFMSTVKAVADIVYGTLTEEMTPNPKTHYGIAKHQAEEYILSKKLPDEKRVYILRPCMIHGPGNKGNLNLLYRIVSKGIPWPLGAFENQRSFLSIENLCFVIKELLENREIPSGIYQIADDKSLSTNDLIRLLARSLDKNSAIWNLNSSFIKMVARFGDYSRLPLNSERLQKLTENYVVSNKKVISALGKSLPVSAEAGLIKTFESFKKK
- a CDS encoding glycosyltransferase family 2 protein, coding for MNDNKITASIVLYLNDINILSKAIKSLLKTNSISKLILVDNSPTNELKIIVEGERILYFHNPANPGFGAAHNVAIQKSIDLGSKYHFIVNPDIYFENDVVESMIQHMDNDESIGMMMPQILNEDGSIQNLPKLLPSPTSILMRKIKMPKQKYEKFISKYELRCVPRDFTYNTPILSGCFTLLNLKAISKVGMYDDRFFMYFEDWDLSRRIHKHFKTIYFPKVSVYHDYESGANKSKRLFKIFVRSAIIYFNKWGWFFDLERKKINDQALSQFK
- a CDS encoding LbetaH domain-containing protein (WbbJ; catalyzes the transfer of the O-acetyl moiety to the O antigen; part of the lipopolysaccharide biosynthetic pathway) — encoded protein: MRNSYTVLGKIKLAFWLIRTKFIWWNARIIRFPFDLRGKRYMQISKGFTTGVGCRLEAYPNEDIKVLFIGENVQINDYVHISANQNVSIGNNVLIASKVFISDLNHGSYGNNEIHDSPETPPNSRKLYSNSVIIEDNVWLGEFVSVLSGVTIGRGTIVGAGSVVSKSLPNHVIAVGAPAKVIKKYNFDSKKWEKHYNER
- a CDS encoding glycosyltransferase family 4 protein, with protein sequence MNLLLDNIIFSLQRAGGASVVWQQHLERLLKDDSFKCKFLEYDNAVDNFFRKNLSLKNDTVNILDSKYLFLKRYINLYSKAKDEHIFHSSHYRVEKAKNVINITTVHDFTYEYFVKGLARKVHSFQKNLAINSSDGIICISESTKKDLLRFLPHIKQEKIKVIYNGVDKTFRVLEDNEILEKKHPFEDYNYLLYVGDRKSIHKNFRMVVEASALSKIPLLLVGGGQLTEEENQILKKKIGLANFKWLTGVSVEHLNYYYNKAYCLLYPSLYEGFGIPVIEAQRAGCPVVSTDCSSIPEVIGNIYLAVKEPTAQKITNKILELSINSSLRKESVDMGFEKSKNFSWDKTYKETTNFYKELYFEK
- a CDS encoding glycosyltransferase family 2 protein, which translates into the protein MKIPKITIITASYNSEKTIKETIESVLKQTYLNIEYLIIDGGSSDNTISIVKKYEKVFEGRLKFLSEKDQGIYDAWNKGLEMASGDWISFLGSDDEYLPNAILNYVNYINERKGDNLEFVSSKVELINSDKKTLRIIGQPWNWNKFKIYMNTSHVGTLHSVKLFTKYGKFNTEFKIVGDYELLLRANKNLRTGYIDNVTAKMTVGGVSNQSRIVFQETFKAKVRNGSRTIIEAKWDMYMAELKYYTRRVLGLV
- a CDS encoding DUF5672 family protein: MNNLVVVIPIYKNSLNSADKASLYFCEKYLNKYELKVISPESLKYDEKYLDILKKYDLKSVYFENKFFNGIKGYNKLMLNLSFYEAFSHYQYMLVYQLDALVFSDDLSYWISKEYDYVGAPWLTNDQYKIIDSMGNGGLSLRKISKFINVLKSKKILFTDTKFMETSMRAGLKKMIILKLFYKLKFLEPIFNFRAIFLFFYKQNEDVFWAFYAKFFTENFKLSTVEDSLKFAFEDYPAICLKRNNNELPFGCHAWERYDFDFWIKNIGELSVIMNLDNE